The genome window ATGGCGCCGGTCGCTGGATCAGGATCCTGCCCAACCCGGATCGCCTTGGTTTCAAATCGCAATGGGCCCTCCAACATTTACCAGTTTGCAATTATACCGCCGGTCTTTACCCTTGCCATCTCGCCCGCCGACGCCAATAATCAAGAAGAATCCCATAGGAGACGCCCTATCCATGATCACTGCGCTGGTAGTTGACGATGAACCGATGTTGACCGACCTGGTCAAGAGCGTCCTAGAAGACGCCGGTTGCACGGTGCACTGCGCGGCCAACGGCGTCGAGGCGCTCCAAATAATGGCTCAAGGCCCGGTGGACATTCTGTTGACCGACGTTCACATGCCGCAGATGAGCGGATTTGAGCTCATCAACCGCGTCCGAAGCCAGCATCCCAATGTCGTCATCGTTGTTATGGACAGTTACCCGGATAGTTTTACCGATTCGTTCTCAATGGAGGGCGTGCGCCAGATCGTCTCAAAACCGTTCGAACTGGAGACGATCCGTCAAGTCGTACTAGAAATGCCGCAAGGAAGCTGGCAGAAAGCCGCTTAAGGAGGACGCTATGCGATACGTCGCTTGCTTCATCTTTGCTCTCGCCTGTCTTGTCGCCTACTCTCAAAGAACCAGCCACGGCGCCGAACTTCTCTTTGCCGACCCCAAGCAAGAGAGTTCCACAGCCACCCGAACCAGCCGCAAGATCAACGAATCCTTCACGACCGTCCGAATTATCTCTCGACAAGAGATTCGTCTGAGCGGCGCGCTGACCGCTCAAGAAGCGATTGAGCGAACGATCCCAGACATTGAGGGAATCGAAGGCGCCGTTTCTCGCTACGTCTCCAGCCGTGGCGCCAACGCAGCGGTCGAGTTCAACGAGCGAACCCTGATGCTCCTGGACGGCTGCCCGCTCAACTCGGCCTCGATCGGACATGTGATGCTAGCGGGCATCCCCATCCATCACATCGATCGCATAGAAGTTGCGTTTGGTCCAGGCTCTGCCGTTTATGGCCCCAATGCTTTCGCCGGCGTTATCAACATTGTAACCCGTACGCCCGAACAAATCGAGCGCGAGGCTTCGGGCGGATTTGCATCGCGGGACGGCGCCACCGCGCACTTGAGCATGCTGATGCCGTTCGCCAACGGCAGCTTGATGGCCGGCGGGTCGTTCTTCCGCGATCCGGGCAGCAACCGAGTTCTGAACAACGACACCAAAAGCAACGATTTTCACTTCGTCGCCCGATCGAAACACGGCAACAGCAACTGGACCGGACGGTACCAATACTTTAATATCGACCGCGGCAGCATCGGCACCGGCGCGGTCTTCGCTACGCCTAACGACCGTATGAGCCAGGTCATCCATGCCGTTCAATTGGGGCACGAAGCGCCCATGGGCGGTTGGACCGCTTCCACGCGCTTTCAAGGGTTGGTGTCCGATCTCGATCTGCTGCGCGAGCTTCCTCCCGGAAGCAACGTCTCGTTCTTAAGCCGAACGCACAGCTTCATCGGCGTTCTGGAACAGCTCTTTCAACGAAACACCCAGAATGCCCACATCACAGCCGGAATCGAAGGCCGTCTAATGAGAGCGTCTGGCGGAGTCTTGCCGGACCGAACCAATACGAACGTTGCCGCGTTCATCCAGTCAGAGTATCGATGGGGCTCGCTTCAGCCCGTATTGGGCGTGCGATTCGACTCCCACTCGATCTATGGCGGCGAATGGAGCCCGCGGGCCGGACTTGTTTTCAACGCTGGCCAAGGCACGTTCTTCCGATCCTCTTATGGCCGCTCGTTCAGAGCTCCCAACGCGAGCGAACTCTATAACCAGGGCTTCCCGATCTATACCATGCACCCGCAGTTCGGCCTGATCCAGCTCAACGTCTTTGGAAACATCGACCTAAGGCCAGAAATCATGGATGCGTTCGAGATCGGTTTCAATCACCAATCCAAGGACGGCTGGCACATCGATGTCGCGGCTTTTCAAAACGAAATGCGCGACCTGATCGATCTCACCGTGCGCTTCGACCCGAACAATCCCGACCCGACCAACTTCACCTATAGCAACCTCGGAAGGGTTCGAGTTCAGGGCGCTGCTGCGACGGTCTCCCGCTATATCGGATCGGGCATTGACGCAAGTTTGGGCTGGTCCAGAGCGATCGTTAAAGACATCGGGAATAACAGCGGCTACGGCAATTCCTCGCCCGATAGGGCCATCGCGCGCATCGCTTATCGAGGCGCCGGTCCGATCCATGGCCAGTTCACAGCCATCTTTCCGAGCGTCGCCGTCGGATCGGGAACTATCAGCGGTGTAGTTGCCCACCTCAACCTCGTCTGTAAAGTCGATCGACAGCACGAACTGAATTTCCGAATCGACAACCTGTTCAACACGGCGAACATGATCGGCCCAGGCGTTTCAGGCGGCAGCCGGTCGCTCATGCTTCGGTTGGTGAGCCACTGGTGATCGATACGTCCATGCATCGCATTGCGACTGTCATCTTGCTCTTGGGCGCGGCGGCGGGCTTCGGCCTGCGGTCCGCGCCCAAGAGCATCGTACAAGCCCTGATTCTAAAAAGCGGCGACGATGAAATCTACTCCATCGCCGAAAAGGCGCTCTCGCGCCGCCTGGCCGAACTGGGCTTTCGCGACAAGGTAAACGTTCGCTTGATCGGCTACACGCTCCAGCGCAACAACAACGATGCCGCTGCGATCAATCGCGCAAAGCCTGATGTTGTGCTGGCTATGGGCACCGATGCCGCGCTTGCGGCCAAGAACGCAGAAACGACCGCTCCGATGGTTTTCGCAATGGTGCTCGACCCCGTGGCTCTTGGCCTGGTCGAATCGATCGAGAAGCCCAATAGAAACGCGACCGGCGTCTCCCTGCAGGCGCCGCCCTTTAGACAGTTCCAGCTCCTTAGGGACATTCTGCCAGAAGCCAAAAAAATCGGAGCCCTCTACAACCCTAACGACGCCACGTCCGCTCGTCTCATCGAAGCCGGTCGCCAGGACGCCGCAAAGCTAGGCTTCGAGCTAGTCTCTGCGACCGCCGAATCCAATGTCCAAGAGAGCTTATCCAAGTTGGGCGAGGTCGATGCTTTTTGGCTGATTCCAGACGTTACGGTCGCCGCCCCGACGCCCTATGCGGCAATCTTGGCCTGGTGCGACAAGATCAAAGCGCCGATTCTAGCGTTTGCCGAGACGTTTGTCAGACGAGGAAGCCTCTGCGCCATCGGCGTCCAGTTCGAAGACCAAGGCGCGCTCGCGGCCAAACAGTTGGCGCGCGTTCTTTCGGGCGAATCGCCTGCCGAACTGCCCGTGCTCAGACCGGAGAGGTTTCACGTCAGTTTTAACCTCAAGTCCGCTAAATCGCTCGGCGTCGCCATCCCCTCTTCCCTGCTCGATTTGGCCGATGAGGTCATAAAATGAAACTTCGCGGCCGATTGGTCGTTCGGCTGATCGCGCTGTACGGTCTCATGGCCATTCTGCCGTGCCTGATCGGCCTGGGTCTGCTCACTTACTATCTGCGCGAGCGCGTCCTCTCTGCCAATTTCAGCCTAAGGCAAGAGACCCTCCGATCGATAAAAGAGGGCAACAAGAAAGCGCTCCAGTCGTCCTCCAGCGCGGCATCGTCGCTAGTCGGCGGTCTCTCCTCAAGGCAGCGCGCGATCATCTCGCAAAACCTCGAGTCATTTCGCAAGCGGCAACAGCAGGATCTTGACGCTCAGCTGAGCAAGATCGCCACGTCGTTGGGCCAGCAATCGGTGCGAACGGGACAACAGACGGCAGAGATCGTCCGTAAGAGCCATCAAGACGCAGTGGACAAGAGCCTCGCTCTTTACCAAAAGGCCAGTCAAACCGTCTCTAACGAGGCGGCCTCGATCGCGAGAACGAGCGTCAGCGCCTTGGTAGGCGAACGCTTCGCAGACGCAGCCAAGTCCATGACCGACCAGTGCGACCTGCTACAGCGAAACTATCTGGCGATGCTCGCTCTGGTCTCGAAGCAGCACGCGGTTATCAAAGCCGATCCGCTCGAAAGTCGATGGATTCTCGAAAACCTGCGAAACCGAGAACCCCTCTTCCGCGCTCTCGCGCTCGTCGGGCCAGACTGGCAGCCGATCGCCAAAGCCGCCGAAGATTCCGATTGGATCGACAAGGCGATCGAGAGCGCCAAACCCCTTGCAAACGAGATTGGCCAAGCGGAAATCTCGTCCGAAGTGGTCCGAATCGAAGGACAAGCCTATCCGTGGCTGCCCGCGCTCGCGCCCGTCAAGTCCCAAGGCGAACTCGTCGGTTATGTCGCCGCGCTTATCGACATCGAGAATATTGTGAACTCGGTCGTAGAGTTCCGATCCGG of Armatimonadota bacterium contains these proteins:
- a CDS encoding response regulator — encoded protein: MITALVVDDEPMLTDLVKSVLEDAGCTVHCAANGVEALQIMAQGPVDILLTDVHMPQMSGFELINRVRSQHPNVVIVVMDSYPDSFTDSFSMEGVRQIVSKPFELETIRQVVLEMPQGSWQKAA
- a CDS encoding TonB-dependent receptor, whose translation is MRYVACFIFALACLVAYSQRTSHGAELLFADPKQESSTATRTSRKINESFTTVRIISRQEIRLSGALTAQEAIERTIPDIEGIEGAVSRYVSSRGANAAVEFNERTLMLLDGCPLNSASIGHVMLAGIPIHHIDRIEVAFGPGSAVYGPNAFAGVINIVTRTPEQIEREASGGFASRDGATAHLSMLMPFANGSLMAGGSFFRDPGSNRVLNNDTKSNDFHFVARSKHGNSNWTGRYQYFNIDRGSIGTGAVFATPNDRMSQVIHAVQLGHEAPMGGWTASTRFQGLVSDLDLLRELPPGSNVSFLSRTHSFIGVLEQLFQRNTQNAHITAGIEGRLMRASGGVLPDRTNTNVAAFIQSEYRWGSLQPVLGVRFDSHSIYGGEWSPRAGLVFNAGQGTFFRSSYGRSFRAPNASELYNQGFPIYTMHPQFGLIQLNVFGNIDLRPEIMDAFEIGFNHQSKDGWHIDVAAFQNEMRDLIDLTVRFDPNNPDPTNFTYSNLGRVRVQGAAATVSRYIGSGIDASLGWSRAIVKDIGNNSGYGNSSPDRAIARIAYRGAGPIHGQFTAIFPSVAVGSGTISGVVAHLNLVCKVDRQHELNFRIDNLFNTANMIGPGVSGGSRSLMLRLVSHW
- a CDS encoding ABC transporter substrate-binding protein encodes the protein MIDTSMHRIATVILLLGAAAGFGLRSAPKSIVQALILKSGDDEIYSIAEKALSRRLAELGFRDKVNVRLIGYTLQRNNNDAAAINRAKPDVVLAMGTDAALAAKNAETTAPMVFAMVLDPVALGLVESIEKPNRNATGVSLQAPPFRQFQLLRDILPEAKKIGALYNPNDATSARLIEAGRQDAAKLGFELVSATAESNVQESLSKLGEVDAFWLIPDVTVAAPTPYAAILAWCDKIKAPILAFAETFVRRGSLCAIGVQFEDQGALAAKQLARVLSGESPAELPVLRPERFHVSFNLKSAKSLGVAIPSSLLDLADEVIK